The nucleotide sequence GGACAATCCTTACAGTAGCAAAGGATGCTGCCAAGAAAGCGGTAGAAGTTGCCGATCAAACGGAGGACTTAGTAGAATTTTTTAACAAAGTAATTACAGAGGCAAAAGCTTCATTAAAACGCACACCAGATCTTTTACCTGTCTTAAAAGAAGTTGGAGTAGTCGATAGTGGTGGACAAGGTTTAGTCACTATTTATGAAGGTTTCTATGCTTCTTTAACAGGGGAAGAATTACCGGAATCTGCTTCAAGCGTGAATATTGATGAAATGGTAAATGCAGAACACCATAAACTAGCACAAGATTTTATGGATACTGCAGACATCGAATTCGGGTATTGTACGGAATTCATGGTTAAATTTGAAGAAGATAAATTAAAGAACAATCCTTTTGACGAAGAAGCTTTTCGTAATGAGCTTGGAGATCGTGGGGATTCCTTATTGGTTGTTTCCGATGATGAAATCGTAAAAGTCCACGTTCATGCCGAATATCCTGGGGAAGTACTTACCATTGGGCAGCGTTACGGTAGCCTTATTAACTTAAAAATCGAAAATATGAGAGAACAGCATACTTCGATTGTGGGAGATAAGAAGAAGCCGAAACAAGCAAAGGAAAAAGCGGAGTTTGCCATAGTAACAGTTGCCATGGGAGAAGGGTTAAAGGAATTGCTTGAAAGCCTAGGAGCTACCGTAGTCATCCAAGGTGGTCAAACGATGAACCCGAGTACCAAAGACATTACCGATGCTATCCAACAAGCGAACGCGAAAAATGTTTTAATTCTTCCGAATAACAAAAACATTGTCATGGCTGCAGAGCAAGCAGCTGAGCTTGCTGAAGAAAATGTAGCGGTTGTCCCAACGAAGACTATTCCTCAAGGAATGTCTGCTCTACTAGCTTTCCATCCTGAAGCATCCTTGAATGAAAACAAGGACAGTATGGTAGAAGCGAGTCAGCAAGTGAAGACCGGTCAGATTACGTATGCGGTAAGAGATACACAAATTGATGGAATGTCGATTGAAAACGGTAATTTTATGGGACTTGCTGAAGGGAAAATTGTATCAACGAATAAAAACAAACTAGAA is from Radiobacillus kanasensis and encodes:
- a CDS encoding DAK2 domain-containing protein — encoded protein: MTLRTLDGTTFAQMVLSGAHHLTNNAKMIDSLNVFPVPDGDTGTNMNLSMTSGANEVREHTSNHAGEVAHSLAKGLLMGARGNSGVILSQLFRGFAKGVEGKKELTVADFANGLDEGVSTAYKAVMKPVEGTILTVAKDAAKKAVEVADQTEDLVEFFNKVITEAKASLKRTPDLLPVLKEVGVVDSGGQGLVTIYEGFYASLTGEELPESASSVNIDEMVNAEHHKLAQDFMDTADIEFGYCTEFMVKFEEDKLKNNPFDEEAFRNELGDRGDSLLVVSDDEIVKVHVHAEYPGEVLTIGQRYGSLINLKIENMREQHTSIVGDKKKPKQAKEKAEFAIVTVAMGEGLKELLESLGATVVIQGGQTMNPSTKDITDAIQQANAKNVLILPNNKNIVMAAEQAAELAEENVAVVPTKTIPQGMSALLAFHPEASLNENKDSMVEASQQVKTGQITYAVRDTQIDGMSIENGNFMGLAEGKIVSTNKNKLETTKELLTSMIDEDEDEIITILQGEEASDEEVNEIVAFLEEQFEDLEVEVQRGDQPIYSFIFAVE